In Erigeron canadensis isolate Cc75 chromosome 8, C_canadensis_v1, whole genome shotgun sequence, the DNA window aataatcaaataagaacagttttaaaataagaacggtgagaacacttaaaaaacatcattttgatgcattagaagtccataaaactaacatagtgcttaactaagtatcattatttaagtgtttaacaacagaTTGATCcgtgaaaattgaaaaaatcaagttttttggtggatgcattattttgaagaatatgtatccaagatggatgcacaaaacaaaaaacatgattttcttgattttgacaagccaatgtgttgttatacacttaaatattgataattagttaagcactatgttagttttatggacttttaatgcatcaaaatgatgttttttaagtgttctcaccgttcttattttaagactgttctcactggagtgttaccctatataggggaacaatcaaataagaacagttttaaaataagaacagttttaaaaaattattattaatattttatgctttatttttcttatatgcGTCATGATAATTACTAAAAAActtcaattaaaaataatagtataattacttttaaagtcttaacatatttacattatattttatttatttttaattcattaattttatttatatatacgtatgataaaacatataattggatatatatatcaGTTATTATTCTATAGGATATATATCAGcaattattctattggatagaTATTaagctattattctatcggatatatattagctattatttttttatattattaaaattgttGAGTAAAAAGTgtgatgtaaaacaaaaaagtattaattaaggtcaaaattgaaagcaaaagtcaactttaagaaattgagagatgtgattggtcgataagttattagaatatatatcatctattattctattggataaatattaagctattattctatcgaatatatattagctattattatttttttattctattaaaattattaggtGAAAAGTCAAAGTtgtggtgaaaaaaaaaatgtaaattaaagtaattaaaaattgtaaataaaagtCAGCTTAATAAAATCGAAAgatgtgattggtcgataagttattaaagcAACTGTacctttagtataataaaaatgtaatgaatttttaatatatctattttaatttaagttatgtttctttattaattagttCATTTTACTCTCATTTACAAAAAACTTTATGACGTAGTACGTGtacaattatataattttgGGAGGTGATCCATACACAACATGTTTTTGCCATACACAACAATGTATGCATTATATGATTGTACTGTACAATTGTGTAATGCATACAGTGTTGTGTATGGTTAAAAATagttgtgtagggatcattaTTTTTGATACAATTCAATTACTATTTGAATATTGataaactagattaaactcacACGTTGTGCGAGAATgactaaaaacataaatatgaaaaatataataacagatagttacattattattcataatttatggtATAAAAGCCAGTTTGATTACAACTGATgcaacaaataaaattatactttattaatatatgatacacgttaaatatgtttaaagaatgactaatgaaatataaatatttatagataataaaatatttttttatggtatagatttttttttaaaaatataattgtgcATATTACTcaacaaaacattaaaaattcATTACAAACTATGAACTTCATTTacaattttaaatttgaattatttaaatttagtcACCGTATTACATGTTGATTATCACTACCGTGTATAATGTGAATTTAATTTATGAGTTTCCAAATAATGGGTCGAACTAAATATTTATGATGATTAGGCTTAAAAAAATGAGTTggcactacaaataatattaaaataagggttttgctaaatgaaATTCTAAAGACCTTCGGTgaggtgcattaattagttgtatacttaccataaaattcagaaatggatttttaatataaaaatatataatcatttataaacgttaaataaaatcttaaaggctttatttagtatttttattaaaataaaatgttagcATTCTTTTATTCCGTCGTCTCACATCCCCACTCTTCAAACTagttacgagtatattttatttCCAAACAATAATGGTAAAATGTTGCAACTTGTTGAATATTTACGTTTGCTATTTAGCGTCCGACAAAGAAGCATAAAGTTTGATTTTCACGACACACTCATATGATTACATAGTGTGGAATTTATTTTTGGGGGCGCCTGCTATAATATACACATAGACCTCTTTTATAGTCGTGAGAATCAGTTAAGATTTATTGCATTTTAACTCCACGTgaaaagttttttctttcaaaaagttttttttttttttctttcaaaaagttCCAAACGTATTTAAACCAAAAATACCTTTCTAGCTACATGAAGCACAATTACAATATCCTCGAATGTAAAGAGAATTGAAAACCCAATAATCACATAATATACGaaatgaaaaacttttttatgaGCTATCACATGCagtttctttttctatatataccaaaaattcAGTTCACCCTTACTCACAGTTAAAATCcttcaaaacttttaaagctAGAATCGTGCCAACTACTTCGATGATTAATCTAAAACAACCCAAGCCATTTGACTTTGTTCAAACTACAATAGTTGCTATTTGAGGATAATAATTGGTAACAAATCATCAATAGATGACTTGATATAAGGGGTACCTGAGATTTTGAGGTATTGGGttcaagttttttttagaaTTGAAGTTTGATATATGAAGAAGTATGTCACTAATTTCAATTTAATTTGAGAATcgtaaattagttttttaagttCGGTCATTTGTCAACCGCTACAGCCTATAACATGAcacaatttaaacaaaataggGTGGAGGCCAAATGGGTCTTGATAATAAAAAGATTAACAATAACAAGTTTATTACAAGAGTTCAAGTAACTATATCATATCCTTGATAATTCAGGGTAGTAGAGTATTTAAAATCAATCAAGTAATTATATCATATCCTTAATAATTCAGGGTAGTAGAGCATCTAATCAATCAAGTTAAGAATATTCAAACGAATGTTGGCCTAGAATTTAATTTAACATGAGTTTAACGAGTTCACACGAATATATAACACTACCCGTTTCTTAAGTGGCTTGGTGTCGGgtttaactttttaacacaATTATTAATTGGGTTAGATCTGAGTTGAGTCATATAAACCCGTCAACATGATTGTCATTTGTCATTGTTAAAGTAATGGACataaagcaaaaataaaaagaaagaatcaaGCGACCCTGAGTAAAGGGGTAGTTGTGAGTTATGACCAATCCCAAAGGGGCGATCGGAATTGAAATGTAAATCTCACTAcaataaaatttacaaaaaatggACATGGGGCTACAAGCTAGCCTACAAGTTATCCTAAATACAGAATTGTCCATGAGGAATTCAACAAGTACAAAAGAATATATTCCTTTAGCATGAATCAAAGTATTTATATCCCAATTGATACTtaaaaacacaaccaaaagTTACATACCATTTTGTAGCTTACATTCATTCTTTTGTTACTATGTATTCTCTTAAATTTCAATAAGGAAAACATGGGTGCTTGGCACATAagttagatttaaaaattatatgtttgGGTTAAAAATAATTAGAGGACTTTGCCTTGGTAGCATCTAAGATAGGTGTTATTAGAAGTATATATGTTATTGGGACtcttattttgaaaaattcattttttttaatatccttgagaactctcaaattatgtattggattacatgctttttttttcccattcacatgtgaaacgttataaaaattatatgttgtagaagaatttctttttttcaaaaccttatatatagccgtttgtttacatgtgaacaaaaacatGAACATATTTATTCAAAAGTTCACTAAAGCCTAAGTtgaaagttttttgaaaaagtttattctacaacatagtttttttatatcatttcacatgtgaatgaacaaaaatacatgtgatccaatatataattttagagTTTGTATgattcttaaaattttttttttctaagttaatttaataaataggATAAACAACATATAATTATACGAATACAAATATTAGTGCTATGTTAAAGCTATTctatataattacttaattactaATTTTTTATGTGGATTTATAATTGAACGTAACAGGATATGATCCAGTTAAACTACTCGTACTTTAATTTGATTTGAATATATGTACTTGTATCTTTGCAAGATGGTAAAAAGTGATTTGTATTCGACAAATgccattaaaatttaaaaatacatgctAACCGTTTAAGCAATTATTGATCTGCAAAGGGGCTAATTtgattttaacctttttaagTGATGATAAGTTGATAACTTATCTGAAATGAATTATTGATGAGATCTGTTACTATTTTATTAAGGTAAACATTTATGTGAAAATAAGTGAATGAAATGTGAAGTGTACATGAATAAAGTGGTAACAGAAGAAACAAAAAGGTTTAGAATGAGAAACACtttacacacaaaaataaaaacacttttCATCCAAAGCTTGAACAAAACTCCTTTTTGTTccttttgcctttttttttcttaaaaatcacACTCTGTCAACTTCAGTCCTTCTCTTCCAGATATGCTTTCTGATTCTCTCCTCCTATGACCCTATTACATCCATGTGCCACTCTCCCTCTTTATAAACTCCACATTTCTTACCATAACATTTTCACTCATgcattactttttctttttcttaactcgttctttttatttcattcaaataattaaactaagcattttttttctttttttttttaaaaaccatgGAAACTactcatcaccaccaccaacaacaacaagataatttagccaacaaaaacactAACATTATGAACAATAGTAGTTATCTATGTAGACAAAGTAGTACAAGGTGGACACCCACAAGTGACCAAATTAGAATCCTTAAAGAACTTTACTACAACAATGGAATAAGATCACCAACTGCTGACCAAATTCAAAAAATAGCTGCCCGGTTAAGACATTTTGGCAAAATTGAAGGGAAGAATGTGTTTTATTGGTTTCAAAACCATAAAGCTCGTGAAAGACAAAAGAAACGTTTTACCCCATCTCTAGTAGTACAACCTCCTCCTCCACCGCCACCACTGACCACCACCCCATTTCccgatcaccaccaccaccaccttcctTATCTCTATAGCCAAACACAGCAACACAAACTTTACAACACTCATCACATCTCTCCActcggtatatatatatatatttcttatatgtgtgtgtgtgcttTGGGATTGTGTTTCTGAactcattattttattatacgtacattttttaattataccTTAATTTGATCATCACTTTTTTTTGAGTATTTCTAATGATTTGCATGACGTcaacttttttagtttttttttttcttgtagttGTGTTTGTGAGTTCAAATAATCAaaagtttgttactttttttttttaatagttgtCACTTGTTTGTGCATTGGGGTTTAATGTTGTTTCATATTGAAATAAATCATTTGAAAGTAGTTTATGATAACTAGTACACTACTATATCATATAGatatttacatgtatatatatatatatatgaataaattttaAGATTGATTTCTATCTAATATTAGTTGtgtactttatttattattttgtagaAGGTGGTTCTACCTCTCAAACATTCATACCTATTGGCTATGGCCATGGTTCTGTTGAAAAGAGTTTCAGGGTATAGTACTACACATTTCATACAAAAGTTACATTAAAACATACAAGTATATTTTATATTCAAACTTCCCAACAATAATGAATAACTTAATGCACTTTTTAATACAGGAGTGCTCTATATCACCCGGAGGAAGTGCATTCCATGATTTCGGGTCATGGGTCGAAATAGACAAGATGAACCCGGGTAATGAAGCCCAAGATGAATATGATGACGTGGACAATGAAGGAGAGTTGTCTAGTGAGATTGAGACACTTCCTCTCTTTCCAATCCACGGTggctccaccaccaccaccagcaacGGCGGCGGCATCcatcatgatatatataataatcataatggTGGCAATTGGTTTCATTCTGATGGCAGGACTTCACTTGAGTTGAGCTTGAACTCTTATTATGGATATTATAATTAACTGATTAGTAGTTAATTAATCATGGATTAAGTAGTTAATAATCATGCATGTAATTATATGGCTAATTAATTATGGAAGTATGTTAGTTATGGATcatggattattattattattattatatctataagTAGTTATAactcattttccatatatatattttgatgtgaTTTCATGGCACGTGATTATTTATGTTCagtttcattaattaattcttcttttgctttttatGTAACCTGTGTAAAAGGAACTACTGCATCTGTCATCGAAGAAATTATGACAAAGTACGTACATTATTAATGTACTTGCAAAACTTTGACACTTAATTGGTATATTAATTTTAGATGAGACCATTGATATGTATTTCTTTGGGAAAATGATCGTGAAAAGAAAAGGTTTTGAGTTAAAATCATTTAAAGATTTTTCCTTAATTTCTTCAAGTGTTTTTTCTAGCTTTAAGATGCATGGTAAACGAGGAAACGCGATTATGGATCGGGGTCTACGTACGCACGTACATATATATTACTCGATCGcttggatatatattattattgatttattgtgGATACCCAATATTCAATAACACCTGACTTGTCGTACTAAAATGACGTACACTTGAACATGAAGTCCGGCCAAGCAAATCAACTCCTCTAGATCTAAATGAGGAGCAAGTAATTAAAAAGTGACAATCCGGCCAGTTGAACTTTTGTTTGTcgattaatttaatttgttaatttgtaCGTCTATAAATTGAAGTACGTGGTTATAATTTGTATTTGCTTTTGGTACTTTGAATCATCTTTTTGTGCAACTTTGCCTCATCTATTTTGTAAAGCCTAGCTAATAAAAATCTGTCAGAACGTGAAGTTGCAATTTGAATGTATTAGCTAGAGATTTTGTCGTCTCTAGCTATTGCTTTGTATACAAGTACAACGAGCTAATTAAGGGGTGTttcggttttttatttttatccgtaccattaaatatttgtttattttctgaAATTTTTTATGCGGAAAGCaagcaataacaataacataattatataaaactcATGTCAATCTTCTTATTTTAATAGAAATAATCGATTCTTTTTAAGCCGAGAGATATCACCTtcattttgtaagtttgtagaAAAACAATCCCAAACATCCTTAAATGACAAATAGACATTTGTAAAAATGGGTGACAGTCGCATATAGTTACAACTGTTTATTGctctaaaatttatatattcagATAAGGAAGTGATAAATTCATGACATTATTTTATCTATCCACAATAAACTGTGCAATAAAACATAATATGTTTGTTGTGGTGCCTAAATATTACTTCGTATTGTAGAGTTATCACCTTCCATtcaaataattaagaaaattgCATATCGAATTCACCCATAGTTAAAACCTAAGCAAGTTGGCCCATGGTAAACTTAAGCAAAATATAACGATGGCGGCGAGACCTTGATGTGTCTAGCTTCTTCATACAAACACGTAGCTAGAAGTATTAGTGATGAATTGAAATATGAGAAAAGAGAATATTAGGCTGTttggcacctaagcttaggtgtggaactccttacatactaatattttattattccttttttaatgaataaatgcatgggtcccatgatttttatggattaaaaaaacaatatgtgaatgttctacacctaagcttaaatacccgacagccttatattctcacccctcttgaaatatatatatatatatatatatatttctgtcTATTGTTTCTAGCTCATTTTTATGCATGGTTTTCTAATAGGgaaatgattttaatttttaattcacCTTGGCCTGTAGTCCACTTTACcgatgtaattttttttaaaatgcagCAACGGATAAATAGCTAACATCTCTCACGCTGGTTTGACTCTTGTCAATGGCCTAAAGGGTTTGCTTTCCATTTTGTTAGAAGACAATTTATTATAAAGTTGCTTGTAATACCTTTTAGTCTTGTATTGTAATTATTAGAAGTTGAGAGGGTTAAATGGTCATGTTGGTTAAATATATAAACCCCCTCCTCATGTGTAAACCTTAGCCTTTTTGCCCATTTTTATCCAATATCACTTTCTGCATTTCTCTTCCATGTCAGGGTCAGCATCGATAATATCTTCTTCATCGATAATATCTTCTTCATCGGAACCAGAGACATATACATGAACAACTTTGTTCTTTGAGTTTTTCTTCTCAACAACTAGAGCAAGTGGATCAGAAGAAGTTGAGAACAtaccctttttcttttctctccttTTGATAACATCTTCTTCATTATCTTGTAGTTTTTCAACCAGAGTATGAATTGACATTTCATCAATGTCTTGGTGTTGAGAGATCATCTTAGCATACTTCTGCCAATACTCATCCTGATTGTTGAGAAATTTGATATTCAACTCATTGTTTTCTCTGTTGATCTTGTTCTTGCGAAGTTCATTGATGACATTGCAAAACCTTGTATATACTTCATTTAGGGGTTCATTTTCTTTCTGTTTGAAGTTCTCATACCGGTTCAAAATATTCTTCACTCTTTGCTTTGACGTCGTCTTGGATCCTTCCATCTGTTTGGTAAGTTCATCCCAAATGGCTGTAACAGTTTTGAAGGAGTCAACATTAGTGAAGATGTCATCAGTAAGAGCTTGTAGAAGAAATGACCTGGAGAGTTTGTCGGCTTGAGCTCTCTCCTTCTAAGATGCATTATATTGAGAAGGAGTCAGGATAACATCAGAATCCTTCTGCGTGAACACCCCTGGACTTTCCTCGAGAGATTTCAGAATGAGTTCACCCAAAGCATGGCGGTCAATAAAGTCGGTGAATCGTTCTTTCCATTGGAAAAATGATCCTTCaaagagaactggaggtctagTGTCTGAACCTAAAGATAGAGCTTCTCTGTTCGAcatattaaaaaagaagttgATAGACTGGAATTGAGTCAAGTGTTTTGGACAAATAgttgaaaaatcgaaaaattAGTTTGGTATTTGAATGAgagtaaaaaccaaaaaaatactTTGGTTTTAATATAGAAAAGCAGTCTGGAACTTTGGTGTAAGGAATGAACAGAAACTGAGAGTGTATTTCACTGTTGTATGGATTTATGTTGACAAACCGAGAAATTTGTTTAGTATTTAGTGAAAATACCAAAGAAATTATTTTGAAATGGCAGAGTTTTGGCCAAGGAGTATGAAGCGAAATAGTACAAATACCGAAAAAATTCTTCGGTATTTAATACTTGGACAAAGTTCTTTGCTTTTCTTAATgtagaaaaaccgaaaaacggGTTTCAAATGGGCAGAGTTTTGTTCCCTTTTTGGCAATGAAAGAGaacaaatattgaaaaaattagGTATttgattaccaaaaaaaaaaaattcttcagTTTTTGTGAACAAATACGTTAGTCCCACTAGCCAACACAAGTCACGTAATGAAATACCGAAAACATTCTTCAGACCTTGAAATAccggaaaaaaaatgaaaaatgatgttttgaTGATTTCGTTTTGGGTAAAGTGAATTAGAAGGTAGAGTTTGTTGGAAAATGTTTTAAGATGCTATGCTAATCTACAGAAACCAACAAACTACACTAAGAAACACAAATTTAAAGACCCACCAAAATGCTCAAAAACCTGACAATTTCTTGATAagtaaaattcaaattttgactTTGTTGGTTTGAATCAAGATCAGAAACTTTCAGGGTTGCTTAATCGGATGATAACAAAGCGATTTATAGCAAAAAGTTTCAACCTTGATCGTAAAATAGTAAAACACGTTTTTGACAAAAaggacaaaaaataaaattaggtGAAAAGTACAACTTAAAATCTAAGATTTCTGGAAGTTAGAGACAAAATCAGGCTACTTGGAGCTCATGGATCGTTCAGATTCACTGATTACACTCTGATACCACAGGTAAAACACAGAAATCATATAGATATTCAAGCCATATAtaagtgtgtgttagtgtgtgaaagTGTGTTTGAATACGATAGAGAGAAAGAGGCAGAAAGCAATATCGGAtaaaaatgggcaaaaagaCTAAGGTTTACACATGGGGAGGGGGTTTATATATTTAACCAACATAACCATTTAACCCCCTCAACTTCTAATAATTACAATACAAGACTAAAAGGTATTACAAGCAACTCTATAATAAATTGTCTGCTAACACATATGTTAGATGAGTATAGCGTATTGTTAAGGTCCTCTTTATGTGACAGGattaaagtaataataataataatcattaaatagtaataatataaagAAAGTGAAATAGGCAACAATTATTGACAAGAGTCTTGAACTCAATCATCCAACAAGTAAGTTGAATCGAGGTGATCACCTGTCT includes these proteins:
- the LOC122580409 gene encoding protein WUSCHEL, producing the protein MNNSSYLCRQSSTRWTPTSDQIRILKELYYNNGIRSPTADQIQKIAARLRHFGKIEGKNVFYWFQNHKARERQKKRFTPSLVVQPPPPPPPLTTTPFPDHHHHHLPYLYSQTQQHKLYNTHHISPLEGGSTSQTFIPIGYGHGSVEKSFRECSISPGGSAFHDFGSWVEIDKMNPGNEAQDEYDDVDNEGELSSEIETLPLFPIHGGSTTTTSNGGGIHHDIYNNHNGGNWFHSDGRTSLELSLNSYYGYYN